In the Kribbella sp. NBC_00482 genome, one interval contains:
- the bluB gene encoding 5,6-dimethylbenzimidazole synthase — translation MSLVVGVGLRAGTPYAELHDLVTTALDELAGDVRLVVTITGKENEPALQELVAQLGAELRTFSNDELAKQQVLNPSAQVEQLKGTPSVAEAAVLATGTQLLIPKRRTPNATIAIGMHRAAGYDVRDREVVQRVIAERRDVRRGFLELPVDDVTLGRVLEAAHRAPSVGLSQPWDFLVIRDLATRRKVHDLATAQRDAFAASLPEDRRAAFDGLKIEAILDTPLNLAVTCDPGRGGRHVLGRHADPRTTMFSAAIAIQNLWLAARAEGLGVGWVSFFEPAEVAAVLDLPAHIELVGYLCVGYVDEFAAAPELVRSGWAKRRPLSWAIHHEEWGRRDTSIVDDALQAAQNAVPATGQRVQVIVGGDASQLQRSDALIVDLQAGRPPADFGVLWRPARTPAEAVEFGVEIARDLALQGVGHLAVQLDENSERAEALARGLLVGASACGLTHSTT, via the coding sequence GTGAGCTTGGTCGTCGGCGTCGGACTCCGCGCTGGTACGCCGTACGCGGAACTGCACGACCTCGTGACGACAGCCCTGGACGAACTCGCGGGCGATGTCCGACTGGTCGTCACGATCACCGGTAAGGAGAACGAGCCCGCGCTGCAAGAGCTGGTCGCACAGTTGGGCGCAGAGCTGCGCACCTTCTCGAACGACGAGCTCGCCAAGCAGCAGGTGCTGAACCCGAGCGCGCAGGTCGAGCAACTCAAAGGAACCCCGAGCGTCGCCGAAGCAGCCGTCCTCGCAACCGGCACCCAACTCCTCATTCCCAAACGCCGAACCCCCAACGCGACCATCGCGATCGGCATGCACCGGGCGGCTGGGTATGACGTGCGGGATCGGGAGGTTGTGCAGCGGGTGATTGCTGAGCGGCGGGACGTACGGCGGGGGTTCCTGGAGTTGCCGGTCGACGACGTGACGCTTGGGCGGGTGCTGGAGGCGGCGCATCGGGCGCCGAGTGTCGGGCTGAGTCAGCCGTGGGACTTTCTGGTGATCCGCGACCTCGCGACCCGTCGCAAGGTGCACGATCTCGCGACCGCGCAACGCGACGCGTTCGCCGCATCCCTCCCCGAGGACCGGCGTGCGGCGTTCGACGGGCTGAAGATCGAGGCGATCCTCGACACCCCGCTGAATCTCGCGGTGACCTGCGACCCCGGCCGCGGCGGCCGGCACGTGCTCGGCCGGCACGCCGATCCGCGGACGACCATGTTCTCCGCGGCGATCGCGATCCAGAACCTCTGGCTCGCCGCCCGCGCCGAAGGCCTCGGCGTCGGCTGGGTCTCGTTCTTCGAACCAGCTGAAGTCGCCGCGGTCCTCGACCTGCCTGCCCACATCGAACTGGTCGGCTACCTCTGCGTCGGGTACGTCGACGAGTTCGCCGCAGCGCCCGAACTCGTGCGTTCCGGATGGGCGAAGCGACGCCCGCTGTCGTGGGCGATCCACCACGAGGAATGGGGCCGCCGCGACACATCGATCGTCGACGACGCCCTGCAGGCAGCGCAGAACGCCGTACCGGCAACTGGTCAGCGAGTCCAAGTGATCGTCGGTGGCGACGCGAGCCAACTCCAACGCTCCGACGCACTGATCGTCGATCTGCAAGCAGGCCGCCCGCCCGCCGACTTCGGGGTGTTGTGGCGGCCGGCGCGCACACCTGCCGAGGCGGTCGAGTTCGGCGTCGAGATCGCCCGCGACCTCGCACTGCAGGGCGTCGGCCACCTCGCCGTACAGCTGGATGAGAACTCGGAGCGTGCCGAGGCGCTCGCTCGCGGTCTGCTGGTCGGTGCGTCGGCCTGTGGTCTGACACACTCCACGACATGA
- a CDS encoding LolA family protein produces the protein MAGVGALGPVVADASPNLPGISAQDLLAKVQTAKVDGLSGTVRSDADLGLPAIPGAPAGSEQLTEMLSGQHTARVAFASPDKARVSVLDNQAERVWTTDGKSAWAYDSSRREAVKLTVPEHKTTKPDKVVPSYDPQAVAKQFLDAIDPTTKVEVSGTEKVAGRDAYKLRLVPKTDKTTVGSVTLAIDSMTWVPLDVTVMPRTGNDPALEVGFSSVSFDVPAASTFTFTPPQGVKVTDKKVPSQDRPKRVAPKQVEPKQTKPGTAKADEPTVIGKGWESVAMIRGAQTGQLTGNGPLAQLLAKAPTVSGTWGTGKVLTSKMVSALITDDGRVFVGLVTPDTLQAAAAKAPR, from the coding sequence GTGGCGGGGGTGGGGGCACTCGGACCAGTGGTCGCGGATGCCTCGCCGAACCTGCCCGGCATCTCCGCGCAGGACCTGCTCGCGAAGGTGCAGACGGCGAAGGTCGACGGCCTGAGCGGCACGGTCCGCTCGGACGCGGACCTGGGCCTGCCGGCCATCCCCGGCGCGCCGGCCGGTAGCGAGCAGCTGACCGAGATGCTGAGCGGTCAGCACACCGCGCGGGTCGCCTTCGCGAGCCCGGACAAGGCGCGGGTCTCGGTGCTCGACAACCAGGCCGAGAGGGTCTGGACCACCGACGGCAAGTCCGCGTGGGCGTACGACTCGTCCCGGCGCGAGGCCGTGAAGCTGACGGTCCCCGAGCACAAGACGACGAAGCCGGACAAGGTGGTTCCGTCGTACGACCCGCAGGCGGTCGCCAAGCAGTTCCTCGACGCGATCGACCCGACCACCAAGGTCGAGGTCAGCGGTACCGAGAAGGTCGCAGGCCGGGACGCGTACAAGCTGCGCCTGGTGCCGAAGACCGACAAGACGACCGTGGGTTCCGTGACGCTGGCGATCGACTCCATGACCTGGGTCCCGCTGGACGTGACAGTGATGCCGCGGACCGGCAACGACCCCGCGCTCGAGGTGGGCTTCAGCTCGGTGTCGTTCGACGTACCGGCCGCGAGCACCTTCACCTTCACCCCGCCGCAGGGTGTGAAGGTCACGGACAAGAAGGTGCCGTCGCAGGACCGGCCGAAGCGGGTCGCCCCCAAGCAGGTCGAGCCGAAGCAGACGAAGCCTGGTACGGCGAAGGCGGACGAGCCGACCGTGATCGGTAAGGGCTGGGAGAGCGTGGCGATGATCCGCGGTGCGCAGACCGGCCAGCTGACAGGGAACGGGCCGCTCGCGCAGCTGCTCGCGAAGGCGCCGACCGTGTCGGGCACGTGGGGCACGGGCAAGGTGCTGACCAGCAAGATGGTGAGCGCGTTGATCACGGACGACGGCCGGGTCTTCGTCGGCCTGGTCACCCCGGACACCCTGCAGGCCGCCGCGGCGAAGGCCCCCCGCTGA
- a CDS encoding ABC transporter ATP-binding protein, with amino-acid sequence MTSAPVVTHGLTKRFHGGQVAVDAVDLEVPAGSVFGFLGPNGSGKTTTIRMLLGLIAPTSGEVELLGEPMPKAHLRVLPRVGALVEGPAFYPFWTGQANLLRFDAADRTADPKTRKARAGEALERVGLSNAAGKKVRAYSLGMRQRLAIAVALMQRRELLVLDEPTNGLDPQGTREVRHLIQELASDGTTVFTSTHLLAEVEQVCTHAAIMSRGKLLRQSTVEDLRAELRPRLVVRTPDAGTAAETLQGLGVTDLKTTGEIVEGDPGELPIEKFAAALVAADVRIHGFGLERPSLEDAFVALTGEGFDVAE; translated from the coding sequence ATGACGAGCGCGCCGGTCGTCACCCACGGGCTGACCAAGCGGTTCCACGGCGGCCAGGTCGCCGTGGACGCGGTCGACCTGGAGGTGCCGGCCGGCAGTGTGTTCGGCTTCCTCGGCCCGAACGGGTCGGGGAAGACGACGACGATCCGGATGCTGCTCGGCCTGATCGCGCCGACGTCCGGCGAGGTCGAGTTGCTCGGCGAGCCGATGCCGAAGGCGCACCTGCGGGTCCTGCCCCGGGTCGGCGCGCTGGTCGAAGGGCCGGCGTTCTACCCGTTCTGGACCGGCCAGGCGAACCTGCTGCGGTTCGACGCCGCCGACCGCACCGCCGACCCGAAGACCCGGAAGGCGCGCGCCGGTGAGGCGCTCGAGCGGGTCGGGCTGTCGAACGCGGCCGGTAAGAAGGTCCGCGCGTACTCGCTCGGCATGCGTCAACGGCTCGCGATCGCGGTCGCGCTGATGCAGCGCCGCGAGTTGCTCGTGCTCGACGAGCCGACGAACGGCCTGGACCCGCAGGGCACCCGCGAGGTCCGGCACCTGATCCAGGAGCTGGCGAGTGACGGTACGACGGTGTTCACGTCGACCCATCTCCTCGCCGAGGTCGAGCAGGTCTGCACGCACGCGGCGATCATGAGCCGCGGGAAGCTGCTTCGGCAGTCGACAGTGGAGGACCTGCGCGCCGAGCTCCGGCCGCGGCTGGTCGTGCGTACGCCGGATGCCGGGACGGCGGCCGAGACGCTGCAAGGGCTGGGCGTGACGGACCTGAAGACGACCGGTGAGATCGTCGAGGGCGATCCGGGCGAACTGCCGATCGAGAAGTTCGCCGCCGCGCTGGTCGCCGCCGACGTCCGCATCCACGGCTTCGGCCTGGAACGCCCCAGCCTCGAAGACGCCTTCGTAGCACTCACCGGGGAGGGCTTCGATGTCGCAGAGTGA
- a CDS encoding ABC transporter permease, translating to MFLSELRLVFARARTQVGLGVLAAVPLLIGVAVKIAGSDSGAEGFIGQIAGNGLFLIVASLGLSLPFFLPTAVTVISGESLAGEASLGTLRNLLTAPAGRSRLLAAKMVALAVFCLAATMTIWISGLIVGFILFPVGDVLLLSGSTVSLGEGLLRALGIAVVISLSLLGLAGIGLFVSSLTSTPLAAMAATFGAFIVLGILTAIPQLHAIHPWLLIYRWQSFADLLRDPPYWHEIGRNLLLQGGYLVVFYAAAWARITSRDIT from the coding sequence TTGTTCTTGTCCGAGCTGCGGCTGGTGTTCGCGCGGGCCCGGACTCAGGTGGGGCTCGGGGTGCTGGCCGCCGTACCGCTGCTGATCGGGGTCGCGGTCAAGATCGCCGGATCGGACAGTGGCGCCGAGGGGTTCATCGGGCAGATCGCCGGCAACGGGCTGTTCCTGATCGTCGCCAGCCTCGGCCTGTCGCTGCCGTTCTTCCTGCCGACCGCGGTGACCGTGATCTCGGGGGAGTCGCTGGCCGGTGAGGCCAGCCTCGGCACCCTGCGAAACCTGCTCACCGCACCGGCCGGCCGGTCCCGGCTGCTCGCCGCCAAGATGGTCGCCCTCGCGGTCTTCTGCCTGGCCGCGACGATGACGATCTGGATCTCCGGCCTGATCGTCGGCTTCATCCTGTTCCCGGTCGGCGACGTCCTGCTGCTCTCCGGCTCGACCGTCTCGCTCGGCGAAGGCCTGCTCCGCGCGCTCGGGATCGCCGTCGTGATCTCGCTGTCGCTGCTCGGGCTCGCCGGCATCGGCCTGTTCGTGTCGTCGCTGACCTCGACGCCGCTGGCCGCGATGGCGGCGACGTTCGGCGCGTTCATCGTGCTCGGCATCCTGACCGCGATCCCGCAGCTGCACGCGATCCACCCGTGGCTGCTGATCTACCGCTGGCAGTCGTTCGCCGACCTGCTCCGCGACCCGCCGTACTGGCACGAGATAGGCCGCAACCTGCTCCTCCAGGGCGGCTACCTGGTCGTCTTCTACGCTGCCGCCTGGGCGAGGATCACCAGCCGCGACATAACCTAA
- a CDS encoding putative RNA methyltransferase, with the protein MCADRLAMDDRTARCPRGHAYDLAKQGYLNLLPSASNGIEGDSAAMVGARTVFLGTGHYGPIRDALILEAGLGEDDLVVEVGAGTAYYLTGVLGLSPHRRGIALDVSKYAARRAARADPRIASVVCDAWRELPLMDGSANLLLNVFAPRNAAEMARVLAPDGRLLVVTPNQQHLGELVDVLGMVSVDEQKERRLEESLAGRFERVGTEVVEETMRLDRSAVEQLVLMTPSARHLNYRELLQRLAVLPEPTIVTLSVNLSTWLRTSSTVV; encoded by the coding sequence GTGTGTGCTGACCGGCTGGCGATGGACGATCGAACGGCGCGCTGCCCGCGCGGGCACGCGTACGACCTGGCCAAGCAGGGCTACCTGAACTTGTTGCCCTCGGCCTCGAACGGCATCGAGGGCGACTCGGCCGCGATGGTCGGCGCCCGCACCGTCTTCCTCGGCACCGGCCACTACGGACCGATCCGGGATGCGCTGATCCTGGAGGCCGGGCTCGGCGAGGACGACCTGGTTGTCGAGGTCGGCGCCGGCACCGCCTACTACCTGACCGGTGTCCTCGGCCTGTCCCCGCACCGCCGCGGGATCGCGCTGGACGTGTCGAAGTACGCCGCCCGTCGCGCGGCCCGAGCAGATCCGCGGATCGCGTCCGTGGTGTGCGACGCGTGGCGTGAACTGCCGTTGATGGACGGCTCGGCGAACCTGCTGCTGAACGTGTTCGCCCCACGCAACGCGGCCGAGATGGCCCGCGTACTTGCTCCCGACGGCCGGTTGCTCGTGGTCACGCCGAACCAGCAGCACCTCGGCGAGCTCGTCGACGTACTGGGGATGGTCAGCGTCGACGAGCAGAAGGAACGCCGGCTGGAGGAGTCGCTCGCGGGGAGGTTCGAGCGCGTCGGCACCGAGGTGGTCGAGGAGACGATGCGCCTCGACCGATCAGCCGTGGAGCAGTTGGTGCTGATGACGCCGAGCGCCCGCCACCTGAACTACCGCGAGCTCTTGCAGCGCCTCGCCGTACTCCCGGAGCCGACGATCGTCACGTTGTCGGTGAACTTGTCGACGTGGTTGCGGACCTCCAGCACAGTTGTGTAG
- a CDS encoding FMN-dependent NADH-azoreductase codes for MSTLLRVDASIRLDGSVSRALADSAEAAWKAEHPDGVVVRRDLGQHPLPATVWPTLAASQVGQEPVADSDRMPLAEAQAVAADLSTEIRNADAVLLAVPLYNYGIAQNAKTWIDLLLMDRDLAFGSRPLAGRPAIFALARGGGYGPGSPKHGWDHATPYLERIFGEVFGMSLRTAAAELTLAPVTPGMEELIDASKVSESEAHVEAENHGTVVARELIGGQAA; via the coding sequence ATGAGCACCCTGCTACGCGTCGACGCCAGCATCCGGCTGGACGGCTCGGTCTCCCGCGCCCTCGCGGACAGCGCCGAGGCCGCTTGGAAGGCCGAGCACCCGGACGGTGTCGTGGTACGGCGTGACCTCGGGCAGCACCCGCTGCCCGCGACCGTGTGGCCGACGCTGGCCGCGTCCCAGGTGGGTCAGGAGCCGGTCGCCGATTCCGACCGGATGCCGCTCGCCGAGGCGCAGGCTGTCGCCGCCGACCTCTCGACCGAGATCCGCAACGCCGACGCGGTCCTGCTCGCCGTACCGCTGTACAACTACGGCATCGCGCAGAACGCGAAGACCTGGATCGACCTGCTGCTGATGGACAGGGACCTCGCCTTCGGCTCCCGGCCGCTGGCCGGGCGCCCAGCGATCTTCGCTCTCGCCCGTGGCGGCGGCTACGGGCCGGGTTCGCCGAAGCACGGCTGGGACCACGCCACGCCGTACCTCGAGCGCATCTTCGGCGAGGTCTTCGGGATGAGCCTCCGGACCGCCGCCGCGGAGCTCACCCTGGCCCCGGTCACTCCGGGTATGGAGGAGCTGATCGACGCCTCCAAGGTCTCGGAGTCCGAGGCACACGTGGAGGCCGAGAACCACGGCACCGTCGTCGCCCGCGAACTCATTGGCGGCCAGGCAGCCTGA
- a CDS encoding MarR family winged helix-turn-helix transcriptional regulator produces MSSTPPEVATRGARGVEPAVASGAPVEADLGWALGVVFRRYAKASAAALEGLPGGPRGYQVLATTSAEGPKRQLDLAAQLGVDRTVMTYLLDDLEKAGLVQRRPDPADRRARLIAPTDEGHEALCDLERRLRATEDEMLGILDESERSSFRMLLQRLAMKANAVDPLHNACTLAEADDPAAT; encoded by the coding sequence ATGTCCAGTACTCCGCCCGAAGTCGCGACCCGAGGCGCGCGAGGGGTCGAGCCTGCGGTCGCCAGCGGCGCACCGGTGGAGGCCGACCTCGGCTGGGCGCTGGGCGTCGTCTTCCGGCGGTACGCGAAGGCGTCCGCGGCGGCACTGGAGGGTCTGCCCGGCGGACCGCGGGGCTACCAGGTGCTCGCCACGACGAGCGCCGAGGGACCGAAACGGCAGCTCGACCTCGCGGCTCAGCTCGGCGTCGACCGGACCGTGATGACCTACCTGCTCGACGACTTGGAGAAGGCCGGCCTGGTGCAGCGCCGGCCCGACCCGGCTGACCGGCGGGCGCGGCTGATCGCGCCGACCGACGAAGGTCACGAGGCGCTCTGTGACCTCGAGCGGCGGCTACGTGCCACCGAGGACGAGATGCTGGGCATCCTCGACGAGTCGGAGCGGTCCAGTTTCCGGATGCTCCTGCAGCGGCTGGCGATGAAGGCCAACGCCGTCGACCCGCTGCACAACGCCTGCACCCTCGCCGAGGCCGACGACCCCGCTGCTACCTAG
- a CDS encoding response regulator transcription factor, giving the protein MNLSVVVVDDEPLIRSGLRAIINAEEDLTVVGEAGDGAEVLPLVRRTGADVVLMDVRMPAVDGIQATRLLLDSLDPAPRVLVVTTFENDDYVYDALRAGASGFLLKRTPPDDIIAAIRTVAKSESLLFPEAIRALALAHVSTPATSGLDRYQLTEREQEVLRLMARGLSNAEIAAELILGLQTVKTHVANVLAKLNARDRTQAVIRAYESGFVPLH; this is encoded by the coding sequence ATGAACCTGTCGGTGGTTGTCGTTGACGACGAGCCGCTGATCCGTAGCGGGTTGCGGGCCATCATCAACGCCGAGGAGGACCTCACGGTCGTCGGTGAGGCCGGCGACGGGGCGGAGGTGCTCCCGTTGGTACGTCGTACCGGCGCGGACGTCGTACTGATGGACGTCCGGATGCCCGCGGTGGACGGCATCCAGGCGACGCGACTGCTGCTGGACAGCCTCGACCCGGCGCCGCGGGTGCTGGTCGTCACGACGTTCGAGAACGACGACTATGTGTACGACGCGCTGCGCGCCGGAGCGTCCGGGTTCCTGCTCAAGCGGACCCCGCCGGACGACATCATCGCGGCGATCCGGACGGTCGCGAAGAGCGAGTCGTTGCTGTTCCCGGAAGCGATCCGGGCCCTTGCCCTCGCCCACGTCAGCACCCCGGCGACGAGCGGACTCGATCGGTACCAGCTGACCGAGCGCGAGCAGGAGGTACTCCGGTTGATGGCGCGCGGACTGTCGAACGCGGAGATCGCCGCGGAGCTGATCCTCGGCCTGCAGACGGTCAAGACCCACGTCGCGAACGTGCTCGCCAAGCTCAACGCCCGGGACCGTACGCAAGCGGTGATCCGGGCCTACGAGTCAGGCTTCGTGCCGCTGCACTAG
- a CDS encoding sensor histidine kinase, which translates to MTRQAWRAIGCLWRPSTYLRWVYLLLGAALVLAFILVDSALGAVVGDLGLPKVATGTIWVLLGLAPPVVLGLLPAVREVEGIAVESLLAVRFEERPLGPARTWAQRRRTTLWFCLHLLAGGVVGILSTVVFGLGAIWLAAPFRSPGARDVVPGWSYDIHGNWTDLWMPAAAIGGLAGLFLLSAAVGALLAYLAPRVLGPTAAERIELLEKQTATLAERNRLARELHDSVGHALSLVTIQAAAARRVLATDPEFAETALAAMETSARAALADLDHVLGLLRDDRRPGSRTAPQTTLGGLDRLVDATRAGGITIEVERSGALEQLPAAVSREAYRIVQEGLTNAIRHAGRPAGELAVHLSICLDSSGLRLAVTNPVSGRSDHSGGGRGLAGIRERVAVLRGTVDAGPVTWQDGPGWQLAVQLPVSVTRGTR; encoded by the coding sequence GTGACGCGACAGGCTTGGCGGGCGATCGGTTGCCTGTGGCGTCCGTCGACGTACCTGCGCTGGGTGTACCTGCTGCTCGGCGCGGCGCTGGTCCTGGCGTTCATCCTGGTCGACAGCGCGCTCGGCGCGGTGGTCGGCGATCTCGGCCTGCCGAAGGTTGCCACCGGCACCATCTGGGTGCTGCTCGGCCTGGCGCCGCCGGTCGTGCTCGGCCTGCTGCCCGCCGTCCGCGAGGTCGAGGGCATCGCGGTCGAGTCGCTGCTCGCGGTGCGGTTCGAGGAACGCCCCCTCGGTCCGGCGCGGACCTGGGCCCAGCGGCGGCGTACGACGCTGTGGTTCTGCCTGCACCTGCTGGCCGGCGGCGTCGTCGGCATCCTCAGCACGGTCGTGTTCGGTCTCGGCGCGATCTGGCTGGCCGCTCCGTTCCGCTCCCCCGGTGCTCGCGACGTCGTCCCCGGCTGGTCGTACGACATCCACGGCAACTGGACCGATCTGTGGATGCCGGCCGCGGCGATCGGCGGTCTCGCCGGGCTGTTCCTGCTGTCGGCCGCCGTCGGCGCGCTGCTGGCGTACCTCGCGCCCCGCGTGCTCGGCCCGACCGCGGCGGAGCGCATCGAGCTCCTCGAGAAGCAGACCGCGACGCTTGCCGAGCGCAACCGTCTCGCCCGCGAGCTGCACGACAGCGTCGGGCACGCACTGAGCCTGGTCACGATCCAGGCGGCGGCCGCCCGCCGTGTACTGGCCACCGATCCCGAGTTCGCCGAGACCGCACTGGCCGCGATGGAGACCTCCGCCCGGGCCGCGCTGGCCGATCTGGACCATGTGCTCGGCCTGCTCCGCGACGACCGGCGGCCAGGTTCCCGGACCGCGCCGCAGACCACGCTCGGGGGTCTGGACCGGCTGGTCGATGCCACCCGGGCCGGCGGGATCACGATCGAGGTCGAACGATCGGGCGCACTCGAGCAACTGCCGGCCGCGGTCTCCCGGGAGGCGTACCGGATCGTCCAGGAGGGCCTGACCAACGCGATCCGGCACGCCGGACGCCCGGCCGGCGAGCTGGCCGTGCACCTGTCGATCTGCCTCGACTCCTCCGGGCTACGGCTCGCGGTGACCAACCCGGTCAGCGGCAGGTCCGATCACTCCGGCGGCGGCCGCGGCCTCGCCGGGATCCGTGAAAGAGTCGCCGTACTGCGAGGAACCGTCGACGCCGGCCCGGTCACTTGGCAGGACGGCCCGGGATGGCAACTGGCAGTGCAGTTGCCCGTGAGCGTGACGAGGGGGACGAGATGA
- a CDS encoding ABC transporter substrate-binding protein — protein MRLRRSVIALMAVLGLALVSACNGDDSGKQADGDGLQKVSYLTSFNTFGREAYAYVALEKGYFKDAGFDVKITPGSGTVDVMKLVAGGQADYGIGDFTAVAITLAKQKLPVTTVGMIHQRSMAAIMSLEGLGINGPKDLPGKTIGDQPGSTNTVMFPVYAKAVGIDPKSVTFLPSPPPGLPALLASGKVQGIGQFVVGEPLIANADKEKHRKVITLPYGEKLPELYGNAIITRSDLAKDHPDQVKKFTNALLKGLQDTLNDPAAAATILKKYVPNTDLDVATKELKIMQGYIKPAGFDGPLGDVTQDRVQKVISLLEESNAIGKGAIKPEDLVTLSLAPKS, from the coding sequence ATGAGGTTGAGGCGTTCCGTCATCGCCCTGATGGCGGTCCTGGGGCTCGCCCTGGTGAGTGCGTGCAACGGCGACGACAGCGGCAAGCAGGCCGACGGCGACGGGCTGCAGAAGGTCAGCTACCTGACGTCGTTCAACACCTTCGGGCGTGAGGCGTACGCGTACGTCGCGCTGGAGAAGGGGTACTTCAAGGACGCCGGTTTCGACGTCAAGATCACCCCCGGCAGCGGCACCGTCGACGTGATGAAGCTGGTGGCCGGCGGTCAGGCCGACTACGGCATCGGCGACTTCACCGCGGTCGCGATCACCCTCGCCAAGCAGAAGCTGCCGGTCACCACGGTCGGCATGATCCACCAGCGGTCGATGGCCGCGATCATGTCGCTCGAGGGACTGGGCATCAACGGCCCCAAGGACCTGCCAGGCAAGACCATCGGCGACCAGCCGGGCTCCACCAACACGGTGATGTTCCCGGTCTACGCCAAGGCGGTCGGTATCGACCCGAAGTCGGTCACCTTCCTCCCCTCGCCGCCGCCGGGCCTGCCGGCCCTGCTGGCGTCCGGCAAGGTCCAGGGCATCGGTCAGTTCGTGGTCGGTGAACCGCTGATCGCGAATGCCGACAAGGAGAAGCACCGCAAGGTCATCACGCTGCCGTACGGCGAAAAGCTGCCGGAACTGTACGGGAACGCGATCATCACCCGGTCGGATCTGGCCAAGGACCACCCGGACCAGGTGAAGAAGTTCACCAACGCGCTGCTCAAGGGTCTGCAGGACACGCTGAACGACCCGGCTGCCGCGGCGACGATCCTGAAGAAGTACGTGCCGAACACGGATCTCGACGTTGCCACCAAGGAACTCAAGATCATGCAGGGCTACATCAAGCCGGCGGGCTTCGACGGTCCGCTCGGCGACGTGACGCAGGACCGGGTGCAGAAGGTCATCTCGCTGCTCGAGGAGTCGAACGCCATCGGCAAGGGTGCGATCAAGCCCGAGGACCTGGTGACGTTGAGTCTGGCGCCGAAGAGCTGA
- a CDS encoding ABC transporter ATP-binding protein yields the protein MIRLDGVGQVFDGREGQVTALEKIDLHVRGGEFVTLIGRSGCGKSTLLRLIAGLLPPTSGAVQVAGEPVTGPRRDVSFMFQRPALLPWRSVLSNVMLPVEIDKGPGDRGKAAYRDRAHQLLELVGLQGFERRLPHELSGGMQQRVSLCRSLIRDPQVMLMDEPFSALDALTRTELSEELQRIKMELSTTIVFVTHSIEEAIVLADRVVVLTPRPGRMREVVDIDIPRPRSLGQNAHLTEVAAISARLHALLAEKESGEARPVDEVRSR from the coding sequence ATGATTCGCCTGGACGGCGTGGGGCAGGTCTTCGACGGACGCGAGGGCCAGGTGACCGCCCTGGAGAAGATCGACCTGCACGTTCGAGGCGGTGAGTTCGTCACGCTGATCGGCCGGTCCGGCTGTGGCAAGTCCACGCTGCTCCGGCTGATCGCGGGACTGTTGCCCCCGACGTCCGGTGCGGTTCAGGTGGCGGGGGAACCCGTCACCGGACCGCGCCGGGACGTCTCGTTCATGTTCCAGCGGCCGGCGCTGCTGCCGTGGCGTTCGGTGTTGTCGAACGTGATGCTGCCGGTCGAGATCGACAAGGGCCCGGGCGATCGCGGCAAGGCGGCGTACCGGGACCGGGCCCATCAGCTGCTCGAGCTGGTCGGGTTGCAGGGATTCGAGCGGCGGCTGCCGCACGAGCTGTCCGGCGGTATGCAGCAGCGGGTGTCGCTGTGCCGGTCGCTGATCCGCGACCCGCAGGTGATGCTGATGGACGAGCCGTTCTCCGCACTCGACGCGCTCACCCGGACCGAGCTGTCCGAGGAGCTGCAGCGGATCAAGATGGAGCTGTCCACCACGATCGTGTTCGTCACGCACTCGATCGAGGAGGCCATCGTCCTGGCCGACAGAGTCGTCGTACTGACGCCGCGGCCGGGCCGGATGCGGGAGGTCGTCGACATCGACATCCCGCGGCCGCGCAGCCTCGGCCAGAACGCGCACCTCACCGAGGTCGCCGCGATCAGCGCCCGGTTGCACGCGCTCCTCGCGGAGAAGGAGTCCGGCGAGGCGCGCCCGGTCGACGAGGTGCGGTCGCGATGA